One genomic window of Nitrosomonas sp. Is35 includes the following:
- the cas3 gene encoding CRISPR-associated helicase Cas3' — translation MRNPIFDYWGKADPNYPGEQKWHPLPYHCLDVAAVGFEYLNQEKAISDWFCSELNCNHSDWLQWTSFWLALHDLGKFSEAFQSQKSELFEVLQGRKPNSGKSYTERHDSLGQWLWCDYLADHAIENGWFGEITEAQMPNLDIWMRSVTGHHGQPPKVLPAFCDISGYYSKSDKKTSLAFVEAMRELLFPWTAANVPTALDATKFEHVSHTLSWWFAGITVLADWLGSNTDYFPYHAVHMSLEEYWRYARQQAKKALNDSGVVSHKVVANLTFSDLFKKIPIPSPLQQWAIDTDISGEPQIFLLEDVTGAGKTEAALTLTYRLMAKGTANGFFIGLPTMATSNAMYDRTANFYKVLFEGDANLVLAHGSRQLVESFAKSILPRSHTKDDPEQQDETASARCTAWLADHNKRALLSQAGVGTIDQVLLGVLHSKHQSLRLLGLFHKVLIVDEVHACDAYMQGVLEALLEFHARAGGSAILLSATLPNQMKQAFLNAYANGRNGLCPDIKKDEYPLATTWRVSNTEPDEIALATREAVKRTVAIDYRHLQTEIVAIIDAALAAGQCVCWIRNTVTDATEAFELFAERLPQEKLILFHARFALSDRLAKEEDILTAFGSDSNASKRSGRLVIATQVIEQSLDVDFDLLISDLAPIDRLIQRAGRLRRHNRDTSGNRLTIGEPDQRGMSLMMVFGPAWSDEPTAHWFKNAFPRAAGVYPDHSQLWLTAKALRAGKFTMPEDARTLIENVFGGASEIPKNLQRNSLSAQGQQMAEASLAKMNALNFATGYRRGDVMDWWSEVKTPSRLGDASVNVLLARWIGGQLLPWAEHSTHAWAYSTVRVAERLLTSVPQPEDSILQQELLRITDQLPSKGKWSILLALEQTETGCWQAQAWSGESPGRPAQLCLWEYDGEMGLRLVADEKSTIEETE, via the coding sequence ATGAGAAATCCAATTTTTGATTATTGGGGTAAAGCTGATCCTAACTATCCGGGCGAGCAGAAATGGCATCCGCTGCCTTATCACTGTTTGGATGTGGCGGCAGTGGGATTTGAATATTTAAACCAGGAAAAAGCTATTTCTGATTGGTTTTGTAGTGAACTGAACTGCAATCATTCCGATTGGCTACAATGGACCTCTTTCTGGCTAGCTCTGCATGATTTGGGTAAATTCAGCGAAGCTTTTCAGTCACAAAAATCCGAATTATTTGAAGTGTTGCAAGGGCGCAAACCCAATTCGGGAAAATCCTATACCGAGCGCCATGACTCATTAGGGCAGTGGTTGTGGTGCGATTATCTTGCCGACCATGCAATTGAGAATGGTTGGTTTGGTGAAATAACAGAAGCACAAATGCCCAATCTCGATATTTGGATGAGGTCGGTTACAGGGCATCATGGTCAGCCACCGAAAGTGCTTCCTGCTTTCTGTGATATTAGCGGCTATTACTCTAAGTCAGATAAAAAAACATCACTTGCCTTTGTCGAAGCCATGCGTGAACTGCTATTTCCATGGACAGCAGCAAATGTGCCCACCGCACTCGATGCTACCAAGTTTGAGCATGTCAGCCATACATTGTCTTGGTGGTTTGCTGGGATTACTGTATTGGCTGATTGGCTTGGTTCCAATACCGATTATTTTCCTTATCATGCTGTACATATGTCTTTAGAGGAATACTGGCGCTATGCGCGTCAGCAAGCAAAGAAGGCATTAAATGATAGTGGCGTGGTATCCCATAAAGTTGTTGCAAATCTCACTTTCTCCGATCTTTTTAAAAAAATTCCGATTCCTTCCCCGTTGCAGCAGTGGGCGATAGATACAGACATATCAGGAGAACCACAGATTTTTTTGCTGGAAGACGTAACCGGTGCGGGGAAGACAGAGGCCGCACTGACACTTACTTACCGCTTAATGGCTAAAGGCACAGCAAACGGTTTCTTCATTGGGCTGCCCACGATGGCTACTTCTAACGCAATGTACGATCGAACAGCCAATTTTTACAAGGTATTATTTGAAGGCGATGCCAATCTGGTATTAGCCCATGGTAGCCGCCAACTGGTAGAAAGTTTTGCGAAATCTATTCTTCCCCGTTCACATACTAAAGATGATCCTGAACAACAGGATGAAACAGCATCGGCGCGCTGCACGGCATGGTTGGCTGATCACAATAAGCGCGCATTATTATCTCAAGCAGGTGTCGGTACCATAGACCAAGTTTTGCTTGGGGTGTTGCACAGCAAGCACCAATCCCTTCGGCTGCTCGGCTTGTTCCACAAAGTGCTGATCGTAGATGAAGTTCATGCCTGCGATGCTTATATGCAAGGTGTGCTGGAAGCGCTTCTGGAATTTCATGCGCGCGCTGGCGGCAGCGCGATTCTGCTGTCGGCAACTCTACCGAATCAGATGAAACAAGCTTTCTTGAATGCTTATGCCAATGGACGCAACGGTCTTTGTCCAGATATTAAAAAAGATGAATACCCACTCGCAACAACTTGGCGCGTATCAAATACCGAGCCAGACGAGATTGCTTTAGCCACGCGCGAGGCCGTAAAACGTACCGTTGCTATTGATTACCGCCATCTACAAACCGAGATTGTGGCGATAATCGACGCGGCATTGGCTGCCGGGCAATGCGTCTGCTGGATACGCAATACCGTGACGGATGCCACGGAAGCGTTTGAATTATTCGCTGAACGTTTGCCGCAAGAAAAACTTATCCTGTTCCATGCCCGTTTTGCTTTGAGCGATAGGCTGGCGAAGGAGGAAGATATTCTCACCGCCTTTGGTTCAGATAGTAACGCAAGCAAACGCTCAGGTCGTTTAGTGATTGCAACCCAAGTGATCGAGCAATCACTGGATGTGGATTTCGATCTGCTGATCAGCGACTTAGCGCCGATTGATCGCTTGATCCAAAGAGCCGGACGTTTACGGCGGCATAATCGCGATACATCCGGCAATCGCTTAACAATTGGCGAACCGGATCAGCGGGGTATGTCGCTCATGATGGTTTTTGGTCCTGCATGGAGTGACGAGCCAACAGCACATTGGTTTAAAAATGCGTTCCCCAGAGCTGCGGGAGTCTACCCCGATCATTCACAACTGTGGCTAACGGCCAAAGCCTTGCGGGCGGGCAAGTTCACTATGCCAGAAGATGCGCGCACTTTAATCGAAAATGTGTTTGGTGGTGCTTCAGAAATACCGAAAAACTTGCAACGGAATAGCCTCAGCGCTCAAGGACAACAAATGGCGGAAGCCAGTCTGGCAAAAATGAATGCCTTGAATTTTGCAACGGGTTATCGTCGTGGAGATGTAATGGATTGGTGGAGTGAAGTCAAAACACCATCGCGTCTGGGTGACGCCAGCGTCAATGTGTTGCTGGCCCGCTGGATTGGCGGGCAACTACTACCGTGGGCAGAGCACTCAACTCATGCCTGGGCGTACAGCACAGTACGTGTAGCTGAACGTTTGCTGACCAGTGTTCCGCAGCCTGAAGACAGCATCCTTCAGCAGGAATTGCTACGCATCACAGACCAGCTACCAAGCAAAGGCAAATGGTCAATCCTGTTGGCATTGGAACAAACCGAGACCGGATGCTGGCAAGCGCAGGCATGGAGTGGAGAAAGTCCGGGGCGGCCAGCACAACTTTGCTTGTGGGAATATGATGGCGAAATGGGGCTGCGACTGGTGGCAGATGAAAAATCTACAATTGAGGAGACGGAATGA
- the casA gene encoding type I-E CRISPR-associated protein Cse1/CasA, which produces MNLLDEVWIPVHRKNGIQDWIAPWQIGEPEIVALDARRPDFNGALVQFLIGLVQTTTPMNSHVEWQQWYDAPPSAETLKDWFALVENAFEFEGDGARFMQDFSLRTDSEKDSEFNDIGSLLIEAPGDNSLKENKDHFIKRGFASGLCPHCAATALFTLQTNAPGGGNGHYTSLRGGGPLTTLIVATPVRSLWHTVWLNVRERASFLGNCGDASKIAPHFIFPWLADMHSIQAAGGKTAPIQVHPAHVFWGMPRRIRLDQDNTVSGRCDTCGRESEKLVTRYITKPKGFDYKGAWKHPLSPYYESKPEEWLPMHPQPGGLGYKLWLGWVLGVQGDKKKIQPASQVSHVLGSRRLKGQFRLWVFGYDMDNMKARCWYESTFPLYGLAECNKDGRKLIQKGVANWITAADHVAFLLRSAVRSAWFSEGAEVKGEWGFVDAAFWSRTEPGFFRLLSDLIDQAQNESDEDTSARLQRPNNQWRTELIETALELFDGELVGSAPIERQNPRRVAEAHNRLRANLYGDKLKETLGLPVEARKPEKKSVKAST; this is translated from the coding sequence ATGAACCTGCTGGATGAAGTCTGGATACCTGTGCACCGCAAGAACGGTATTCAGGATTGGATAGCGCCGTGGCAGATCGGCGAGCCGGAGATTGTTGCGCTGGACGCCCGGCGGCCAGATTTTAACGGCGCTTTAGTACAGTTTTTGATTGGCTTGGTGCAGACCACGACACCGATGAATAGTCATGTCGAGTGGCAACAGTGGTATGACGCACCACCTTCGGCGGAAACCTTGAAAGACTGGTTTGCACTAGTAGAAAACGCTTTTGAATTCGAGGGTGATGGTGCGAGATTCATGCAGGATTTCAGTTTGCGCACAGATAGCGAGAAAGATTCAGAATTCAACGATATCGGTTCCCTCTTGATTGAAGCGCCAGGCGATAACTCACTCAAGGAAAACAAGGATCATTTCATTAAACGTGGATTCGCTTCCGGCTTGTGTCCTCACTGTGCTGCAACGGCACTGTTTACCCTGCAAACTAATGCACCAGGCGGAGGAAATGGGCATTACACCTCACTTCGAGGAGGCGGTCCATTGACCACATTGATCGTTGCGACACCTGTCCGTTCGCTTTGGCATACGGTTTGGTTGAATGTGCGTGAACGCGCTTCTTTTCTTGGAAATTGCGGCGATGCCAGCAAAATTGCGCCACATTTTATTTTTCCTTGGCTCGCGGATATGCACTCGATACAGGCTGCCGGAGGAAAAACCGCTCCCATTCAAGTTCATCCTGCTCATGTATTCTGGGGTATGCCTCGCCGGATTCGGCTTGATCAGGATAACACCGTCAGTGGTCGTTGCGATACCTGTGGCCGTGAATCGGAGAAGTTAGTGACTCGTTACATTACCAAGCCAAAAGGTTTTGATTACAAGGGAGCATGGAAGCATCCGTTGTCACCGTACTATGAGAGCAAGCCAGAAGAATGGTTGCCTATGCATCCTCAGCCGGGTGGATTGGGCTACAAGCTTTGGTTGGGCTGGGTTCTCGGGGTGCAGGGAGACAAGAAAAAAATCCAACCTGCCTCACAAGTTTCGCATGTGCTGGGTAGCAGAAGACTCAAAGGGCAATTCAGACTATGGGTCTTCGGTTATGACATGGACAACATGAAAGCCCGCTGCTGGTATGAGTCTACTTTCCCATTATATGGTTTAGCTGAATGCAACAAGGATGGGCGCAAGCTGATACAAAAAGGTGTAGCGAACTGGATAACTGCCGCGGATCATGTTGCATTTCTATTGCGTTCAGCCGTTCGTTCGGCATGGTTCAGCGAAGGCGCGGAAGTTAAAGGCGAATGGGGATTTGTTGATGCTGCATTCTGGTCGAGAACCGAACCCGGGTTTTTTAGATTATTGAGCGATCTCATTGATCAGGCACAAAACGAGAGTGACGAAGATACATCCGCAAGATTGCAGCGTCCAAATAATCAATGGCGCACTGAGCTAATCGAGACAGCGCTAGAACTATTTGATGGCGAATTAGTTGGTTCTGCGCCCATTGAGCGGCAGAACCCGCGCCGTGTGGCGGAAGCACACAACCGGTTACGCGCCAATTTGTATGGCGACAAGCTAAAGGAAACTCTGGGATTACCAGTAGAAGCCAGAAAACCGGAGAAAAAATCTGTTAAGGCATCGACTTAA
- the casB gene encoding type I-E CRISPR-associated protein Cse2/CasB produces the protein MSNNISFRPETVLGQALLKWWQELDNNRGDRAELRRAHNLTAITLTSAYQHLYRILLSRGWPEEGKPESNWRNERLAAIAGLLAHIKSLDERSLPVIMSEGERPPFSELRFRRLLESSSLDEVFSGLRRALPLVAYQVNALELANDVLFWSDGVKKRWAYTYRWPAKSAV, from the coding sequence GTGAGTAACAATATTTCATTTCGACCGGAAACCGTGTTGGGACAGGCTCTGCTGAAATGGTGGCAGGAACTGGACAATAATCGTGGAGATCGCGCTGAGTTGCGGCGCGCGCACAATTTAACGGCGATTACTCTGACAAGCGCCTACCAGCATTTGTATCGCATTCTCTTGTCGCGCGGGTGGCCTGAGGAAGGCAAACCGGAAAGCAATTGGCGAAACGAACGGCTCGCAGCCATTGCTGGTTTGCTCGCTCATATAAAAAGTCTGGATGAACGCAGTTTGCCGGTCATCATGTCTGAGGGAGAGCGACCGCCTTTTTCCGAATTGCGCTTCCGTCGCCTGTTGGAATCCTCTTCGTTGGATGAAGTGTTTAGCGGTTTGCGCCGGGCGTTGCCATTAGTCGCTTATCAGGTCAATGCATTGGAATTGGCAAATGATGTTTTGTTTTGGAGCGATGGCGTAAAAAAACGCTGGGCTTATACCTATCGCTGGCCCGCCAAATCGGCAGTTTGA
- the cas7e gene encoding type I-E CRISPR-associated protein Cas7/Cse4/CasC produces the protein MSRFVQLHLLVSYPPSNLNRDDTGRPKTAMIGDANRLRISSQSLKRAWRTSDVFESTLQGHIGIRTKEMGEKIYDMFLKKEVSEKKAREWAKLIVGQFGKLKSDKKTENNQDLHIEQLAHFGPEEQAAIEILMDKLSVSGENPTEEDLKLLRKPRQAADIAMFGRMLASSPAFNVEAAVQVAHAITIHKVAVEDDYFSAVDDLNRGEEDVGAGHIGEAGFGAGVFYLYLCINRELLLENLGNDAALTAKTLQALVHAATKVSPTGKQNSFASRAYAAYALAEKGDQQPRSLAQAFLKPVTGGDMLERAVNELTKRYKNFDAVYGACSDSRYQFNVETGEGNLHELVKFVTE, from the coding sequence ATGTCGCGTTTTGTTCAGCTTCACCTGCTTGTCAGCTATCCACCTTCGAATCTCAACCGGGACGATACAGGGCGACCCAAAACCGCCATGATTGGCGATGCCAATCGATTAAGAATTTCGTCCCAAAGCCTTAAGCGCGCATGGCGGACATCGGATGTATTTGAAAGTACACTTCAAGGGCATATCGGTATTAGAACCAAGGAAATGGGTGAAAAAATTTATGATATGTTTTTGAAGAAGGAAGTATCGGAAAAGAAAGCTCGTGAATGGGCAAAGCTAATTGTCGGTCAGTTTGGCAAATTAAAATCTGACAAAAAAACTGAAAATAACCAGGACTTGCACATTGAGCAGTTGGCACACTTTGGTCCCGAAGAGCAGGCTGCCATAGAAATACTGATGGATAAGTTGTCAGTATCGGGTGAAAATCCAACAGAAGAAGATTTGAAGCTGCTGAGGAAACCTCGTCAAGCAGCGGATATTGCCATGTTTGGCCGCATGCTGGCATCGTCGCCCGCCTTCAATGTTGAAGCCGCCGTTCAAGTAGCCCATGCCATTACCATCCACAAGGTAGCGGTGGAAGATGACTACTTCAGCGCAGTCGACGATCTTAATCGCGGTGAAGAAGATGTAGGAGCCGGCCACATTGGCGAAGCCGGTTTTGGTGCCGGGGTTTTCTATCTCTATTTGTGTATCAATCGAGAACTGTTGCTTGAAAATCTGGGTAACGATGCTGCATTGACTGCTAAAACACTGCAAGCACTGGTGCACGCGGCTACCAAAGTTTCACCAACCGGCAAGCAAAACAGTTTTGCCTCGCGCGCTTATGCCGCCTATGCATTGGCTGAGAAAGGAGATCAGCAACCACGTTCGCTGGCGCAGGCATTTCTCAAACCAGTAACGGGCGGCGATATGCTGGAACGCGCAGTCAACGAGTTGACCAAGCGTTACAAGAATTTTGATGCCGTTTATGGAGCTTGTTCCGATAGCCGTTACCAGTTCAATGTGGAAACGGGCGAAGGTAACTTGCATGAGTTAGTGAAGTTTGTGACGGAATGA
- the cas5e gene encoding type I-E CRISPR-associated protein Cas5/CasD yields the protein MDYLVFQLQAPLSAWGETAVGEFRPTANYPSESALLGLLAAALGIRREEDSHAALCKGYGFAIGVLASGRLLRDYHTAQVPGRVALKNRPHYTRRDEFNLPKNDLNTILSTRDYRQDAASLVAIQMRDGAPHTLNDLAQALAKPRFTLYLGRKACPPALPLNPQIIPADNAQTALHDYRQKLAERSGETVSAFERIVWGEGIESGMTHDLEVVRKDRLLSREHWQFGDRIEYIALASQGEQ from the coding sequence ATGGACTATCTGGTCTTTCAGTTACAGGCGCCGCTCTCTGCTTGGGGTGAAACTGCGGTTGGCGAATTCCGACCTACCGCAAACTATCCCAGTGAGTCCGCTTTATTAGGACTGCTGGCAGCAGCACTGGGGATACGCCGGGAAGAAGACTCACACGCTGCTTTGTGTAAGGGTTATGGCTTTGCTATCGGTGTACTGGCTTCAGGTCGATTACTCCGCGATTACCACACAGCGCAAGTACCAGGGCGAGTTGCGTTAAAAAATCGCCCTCACTACACCCGGCGAGACGAGTTTAACTTACCTAAGAACGATCTCAATACCATCCTTTCCACTCGCGACTACCGGCAGGATGCGGCAAGTCTGGTTGCGATCCAGATGCGTGACGGTGCGCCTCATACATTAAACGATCTAGCGCAGGCACTCGCAAAACCCCGCTTCACTCTTTATCTTGGGCGTAAAGCCTGCCCACCGGCATTACCGCTCAATCCGCAGATCATTCCGGCAGACAATGCGCAGACCGCTTTGCATGATTACCGCCAGAAACTTGCTGAGCGTAGCGGCGAAACAGTCTCCGCATTTGAGCGCATCGTCTGGGGTGAGGGGATTGAATCCGGTATGACTCACGATTTGGAAGTTGTGCGCAAGGATCGTTTGTTATCGCGGGAACATTGGCAATTTGGCGATCGTATCGAATACATTGCTTTAGCATCGCAAGGAGAGCAATAA
- the cas6e gene encoding type I-E CRISPR-associated protein Cas6/Cse3/CasE gives MYFSLITPSPGAERDAAMQWAKGPYGDHQWLWQFLKAEPGTERDFLFRRRDGEDHMPGFYVVSARKPQSFFDAWQVQSRDYNPQLQEGQYLSFELRANPVLVHKVNGISRRADVVMHEKKRLLGERGLNRWSDWKNTDEAKPALYELVQERCLDWLEQRAEQAGFHLLTRELHDRERGAHTEKSVRIDGYTQHRGGCKNIRFSTVDFAGELEITNALAFRKTLLSGIGHAKAFGCGLLLVRRL, from the coding sequence ATGTATTTCAGTCTTATTACTCCCTCACCCGGCGCAGAACGAGACGCTGCCATGCAATGGGCAAAAGGTCCTTACGGTGATCACCAGTGGTTGTGGCAGTTCTTAAAGGCAGAACCAGGCACTGAGCGGGATTTTTTATTTCGCCGACGTGATGGTGAAGATCATATGCCAGGTTTCTACGTAGTATCTGCACGTAAGCCACAATCATTTTTCGATGCTTGGCAAGTGCAAAGCCGCGATTACAATCCACAGTTACAAGAAGGGCAGTACCTATCTTTCGAATTAAGAGCCAATCCAGTTTTAGTGCATAAAGTAAACGGCATATCACGTCGTGCTGACGTGGTGATGCATGAGAAAAAACGCTTGTTAGGAGAACGTGGCCTGAATCGTTGGTCCGATTGGAAGAACACAGATGAAGCAAAACCGGCATTATATGAGTTAGTACAAGAAAGATGCTTGGATTGGTTGGAGCAACGTGCGGAGCAAGCAGGATTTCATTTGCTGACTCGTGAGTTACATGATCGCGAACGCGGCGCACATACAGAAAAATCTGTTCGAATCGATGGTTACACGCAACATCGAGGTGGGTGTAAAAATATTCGCTTCTCAACAGTTGATTTCGCAGGAGAACTGGAGATAACTAACGCATTAGCATTTCGCAAAACATTGCTAAGCGGAATTGGCCATGCCAAAGCCTTCGGTTGCGGCTTATTATTGGTTCGCAGATTATAA
- a CDS encoding type II toxin-antitoxin system VapC family toxin, protein MVLSDTGFWLAFFNANDRFHAMAVERMQKLEEVLITTWPVITETSYLLGKRLGVSSQLRFISVLETGYIEVFDLQTLHLIRIRQLIKQYEDLPMDLADASLVLLAEELGHGEILSTDVRDFKTYRWKNHYPFQNLLLPDD, encoded by the coding sequence ATGGTATTAAGTGACACTGGATTTTGGCTTGCATTCTTTAACGCTAATGATCGGTTTCATGCAATGGCTGTAGAAAGAATGCAAAAGCTGGAAGAAGTTTTGATAACTACCTGGCCTGTCATCACTGAAACCAGTTATTTATTGGGTAAACGCCTGGGCGTTTCCAGTCAATTACGATTTATTTCGGTTTTAGAAACGGGTTATATCGAGGTTTTTGATCTGCAAACTTTACATTTAATCCGAATTCGCCAATTAATTAAACAATACGAAGATTTGCCCATGGATTTGGCTGATGCATCTTTAGTTTTGCTTGCAGAAGAATTAGGGCACGGTGAAATTCTTTCTACTGATGTGCGAGACTTCAAAACCTATCGCTGGAAGAATCATTATCCATTCCAGAATTTGCTGTTGCCCGATGACTGA
- the cas1e gene encoding type I-E CRISPR-associated endonuclease Cas1e produces MLPPLKPIAMKERLSILFIEKGHLDVLDGAFVVVDKTGVRTHVPVGGVACLMLEPGTRVSHAAAALAARVGTLLVWIGEAGVRLYSSGQPGGARADRLLYQAKLALDETLRLKVVRKMYAMRFGEEPPARRSVEQLRGIEGARVRETYKLIAKKYGVEWKARNYDTGDWDKGDIANRCLSSATACLYGVTEAAVLAAGYAPAVGFIHTGKPLSFVYDVADIYKFETVVPLAFKIAAKHPGNPEQQVRLACRDIFRESKLLERIIPGIEEMLSAGEISPPAAPNDAVQPAIPNPENLGDAGHRA; encoded by the coding sequence ATGTTACCGCCGCTTAAACCCATTGCCATGAAAGAGCGTTTGTCGATTCTCTTTATCGAGAAAGGTCATCTGGATGTGCTCGACGGTGCATTTGTCGTTGTGGATAAAACGGGCGTGCGCACACATGTTCCGGTGGGCGGTGTTGCTTGTTTGATGCTTGAACCAGGCACGAGAGTCTCGCATGCGGCAGCAGCGCTGGCAGCCCGCGTGGGTACTTTATTGGTATGGATTGGTGAAGCAGGTGTGCGGCTTTATTCTTCCGGTCAACCGGGTGGTGCGCGTGCCGATCGGTTGCTATATCAGGCCAAGCTGGCTTTGGATGAAACGTTGCGTCTGAAAGTGGTGCGCAAAATGTATGCCATGCGTTTCGGTGAGGAACCGCCGGCTCGCCGCAGCGTTGAGCAATTGCGGGGAATCGAAGGCGCACGGGTACGAGAAACGTATAAGTTAATCGCAAAAAAGTATGGCGTGGAATGGAAAGCCCGAAATTACGATACCGGAGATTGGGATAAAGGAGATATCGCCAATCGCTGCTTGAGCTCGGCGACGGCCTGCCTTTATGGAGTGACGGAAGCGGCGGTGCTGGCTGCCGGTTACGCGCCTGCGGTAGGTTTTATTCATACCGGAAAGCCACTGTCTTTTGTTTACGATGTGGCGGATATTTATAAATTTGAAACCGTTGTTCCGCTGGCATTCAAAATTGCTGCAAAACACCCAGGCAATCCGGAGCAGCAAGTAAGGCTTGCGTGCCGGGACATATTCCGTGAAAGCAAGCTACTCGAAAGAATCATACCGGGTATTGAGGAAATGTTGTCCGCCGGTGAGATTTCCCCACCTGCTGCACCTAATGATGCCGTGCAGCCAGCCATACCGAATCCTGAGAATCTAGGCGATGCTGGTCATCGTGCTTGA
- the cas2e gene encoding type I-E CRISPR-associated endoribonuclease Cas2e has translation MLVIVLENAPPRLRGRLAIWLLEIRAGVYVGNYSAKVRTYIWDQVEQGLEDGNAVMAWRTNNEAGFDFVTLGTNRRIPTEIDGAKLVSFLPEEKENAP, from the coding sequence ATGCTGGTCATCGTGCTTGAAAACGCACCACCCCGGTTGCGCGGGCGTCTGGCAATCTGGTTGCTGGAAATTCGCGCAGGTGTTTATGTTGGAAACTACTCGGCTAAAGTACGCACTTACATTTGGGATCAAGTTGAGCAAGGGCTTGAAGATGGCAACGCCGTGATGGCATGGCGTACCAATAACGAAGCGGGTTTTGATTTTGTAACACTCGGCACTAATCGAAGAATTCCGACCGAAATTGACGGCGCAAAACTGGTTTCGTTTTTACCTGAAGAAAAGGAAAACGCTCCTTAA